A genome region from Stenotrophomonas bentonitica includes the following:
- a CDS encoding cysteine desulfurase → MNLSTPRPATDTAVAPDWDRVRLDFPLLMREVHGKPLVYFDNANTGQKPVQVIGAVDEYYRRYNANVSRAVHALGTEATDAYEGARTKLARFLNVRASELVLCSGTTFAINLVAYSWALPRLKAGDVILVSRMEHHANIVPWQLVAQRTGATIRVAEITPEGALDLDALRRAMTPEVKLLAVAHVSNVLGTVNPVREICREARKRGIITVVDGSQAVPHRKVDIAAIGCDFYAITGHKMCGPTGTGALWAKREHLDAMPPFLGGGEMIKEVSFEGTVFSDAPHKFEAGTPNIAGFIGLGVAVDYLESLGLEHVEAREGELLAHFTEELNKIEGLRMFGTTPDKAAVVSFLIEGAHAHDLATLLDLEGVAIRSGQHCAHPLLQYYGVAATCRASLAFYNTHAEIERFIAALNKVRKLLG, encoded by the coding sequence ATGAACCTCTCCACCCCGCGCCCGGCGACCGACACTGCGGTCGCCCCCGACTGGGACCGCGTGCGCCTGGACTTTCCGCTGCTGATGCGGGAAGTGCACGGCAAGCCGCTGGTGTACTTCGACAACGCCAACACCGGGCAGAAGCCGGTGCAGGTGATCGGCGCGGTGGACGAGTATTACCGTCGCTACAACGCCAACGTGAGCCGCGCGGTGCACGCGCTGGGCACCGAGGCCACCGACGCCTACGAGGGCGCGCGCACCAAGCTTGCGCGCTTCCTCAACGTGCGCGCCAGCGAGCTGGTGCTGTGCAGCGGCACCACCTTCGCGATCAACCTGGTGGCCTACTCGTGGGCGCTGCCGCGCCTGAAGGCCGGCGACGTGATCCTGGTTTCGCGCATGGAGCATCACGCCAACATCGTGCCGTGGCAGCTGGTCGCCCAGCGCACCGGTGCCACGATCCGCGTGGCCGAGATCACCCCGGAAGGCGCGCTCGACCTGGACGCGCTGCGCAGGGCAATGACCCCCGAGGTCAAGCTGCTCGCCGTCGCTCACGTCTCCAACGTGCTGGGCACGGTGAACCCGGTCCGCGAAATCTGCCGTGAAGCGCGCAAGCGCGGCATCATCACCGTGGTCGACGGCTCGCAGGCCGTGCCGCACCGCAAGGTCGACATTGCCGCCATCGGCTGCGACTTCTACGCCATCACCGGCCACAAGATGTGCGGCCCCACCGGCACCGGCGCGCTGTGGGCCAAGCGCGAGCATCTCGATGCCATGCCGCCGTTCCTCGGCGGTGGCGAGATGATCAAGGAAGTCAGTTTTGAAGGCACCGTGTTCAGCGATGCCCCGCACAAGTTTGAAGCCGGCACCCCGAACATCGCCGGTTTCATCGGCCTTGGCGTGGCGGTGGACTATCTGGAATCGCTGGGCCTCGAGCACGTGGAAGCACGCGAAGGCGAACTGCTCGCGCACTTCACCGAAGAGCTCAACAAGATCGAAGGCCTGCGCATGTTCGGCACCACGCCGGACAAGGCGGCGGTGGTCTCCTTCCTGATCGAAGGCGCGCACGCGCACGACCTGGCCACCCTGCTCGACCTGGAAGGCGTCGCCATCCGCTCCGGCCAGCACTGTGCCCACCCGCTTCTGCAGTACTACGGCGTAGCGGCCACCTGCCGCGCCTCGCTGGCGTTCTACAACACCCACGCCGAAATCGAGCGCTTCATCGCAGCGCTGAACAAGGTCCGCAAGCTGCTGGGCTGA
- the sufD gene encoding Fe-S cluster assembly protein SufD: protein MSALLDSLAAGFCGSDARRAELDAALQAGLPGPRSEAWKYTSLRQLERRSFLPAPLAAPEIDPALLADIPSPRLVFVNGRPSEAHSDLAALPDGVQVQTLSSALHAGDDALRFLGRRFERSEEIFARLNAALADEGVLVRVDDGVQVEAPLQLVFISAAGAADLAWHHRHLIELRAGAALGVVEHHLDLGDAAHFGNTLVHVHLAKDAVLSHARVQADSARATTLLRTDAVLARDAQYRRVDLELGAALSRHELNVRLEGDNAQLTANGVLLGNGRRHVDTRLGIEHIARDTASEMVWRGVAANRSRVVFHGGIHIRAGADGTDANLSNKNLLLSADAEIDTQPTLVIDADEVKAAHGATVGQLDANALFYLRSRGLPAEQAQQLLSAAFCHEPLNMLDARLTEQLRRQLDIALAKAGVA, encoded by the coding sequence ATGAGCGCCCTGCTGGATTCCCTTGCCGCCGGTTTCTGCGGCAGCGACGCGCGCCGTGCCGAGCTCGACGCGGCCCTGCAGGCCGGCCTGCCCGGCCCGCGCAGCGAAGCCTGGAAGTACACCTCGCTGCGCCAGCTGGAACGCCGCAGCTTCCTGCCGGCGCCGCTGGCCGCGCCGGAGATCGACCCTGCCCTGCTGGCCGACATCCCGTCGCCGCGGCTGGTGTTCGTCAACGGCCGTCCTTCCGAAGCGCATAGCGACCTGGCCGCGCTGCCGGACGGCGTGCAGGTGCAGACGCTGTCTTCCGCGCTGCACGCCGGCGACGACGCCCTGCGCTTCCTTGGCCGCCGCTTCGAGCGCAGCGAAGAGATCTTTGCCCGCCTCAACGCCGCGCTGGCCGACGAAGGCGTGCTGGTGCGCGTGGATGACGGCGTGCAGGTCGAAGCACCGCTGCAGCTGGTCTTCATCAGCGCCGCCGGTGCCGCCGACCTGGCCTGGCACCACCGCCACCTGATCGAGCTGCGCGCAGGTGCCGCACTTGGCGTGGTCGAACACCACCTGGACCTGGGCGATGCCGCGCACTTCGGCAACACCCTGGTGCACGTGCACCTGGCCAAGGACGCGGTGCTCTCGCATGCCCGCGTGCAGGCCGACAGCGCCCGCGCCACCACCCTGCTGCGCACCGACGCCGTGCTGGCCCGCGACGCGCAGTACCGCCGCGTGGACCTGGAGCTGGGCGCCGCGCTCAGCCGCCACGAACTCAACGTGCGCCTGGAAGGCGACAACGCCCAGCTCACCGCCAATGGCGTGCTGCTCGGCAACGGCCGCCGCCATGTCGATACCCGCCTGGGCATCGAGCACATCGCGCGCGACACCGCCTCGGAAATGGTCTGGCGCGGCGTCGCCGCCAACCGCAGCCGCGTGGTCTTCCACGGCGGCATCCACATCCGGGCCGGTGCCGACGGCACCGACGCCAACCTCTCCAACAAGAACCTGCTGCTCTCGGCCGACGCCGAGATCGACACCCAGCCCACGCTGGTGATCGACGCCGACGAAGTGAAGGCCGCGCACGGCGCCACCGTCGGCCAGCTCGACGCCAACGCGCTGTTCTACCTGCGCTCGCGCGGCCTGCCGGCCGAACAGGCCCAGCAGCTGCTCAGCGCCGCGTTCTGCCACGAGCCGCTGAACATGCTCGACGCGCGCCTGACCGAACAGCTGCGCCGCCAGCTGGACATCGCGCTGGCCAAGGCGGGCGTGGCATGA
- the sufC gene encoding Fe-S cluster assembly ATPase SufC — protein sequence MLKIDNLHARIGEKEILKGLSLDVKPGQVHAIMGPNGAGKSTLGNVLAGRDGYDVSEGSIQFEGRDLLELAPEERAAAGLFLAFQYPVEIPGVNNTYFLRAALNAQRKARGEEELDSMQFLKLVRQKLAVLHLKDELLHRGVNEGFSGGEKKRNEIFQLAVLEPKLAILDETDSGLDIDALKSVADGVNALRSPDRSFLVITHYQRLLDYIKPDVVHVLADGKIVQSGGPELALELEAHGYHFLKDRVVPEAAV from the coding sequence ATGCTGAAGATTGACAACCTGCACGCCCGCATTGGCGAAAAAGAAATCCTCAAGGGCCTCTCGCTGGACGTGAAGCCGGGCCAGGTGCACGCCATCATGGGCCCCAACGGCGCCGGCAAGTCCACCCTGGGCAATGTGCTGGCCGGCCGCGACGGCTATGACGTCAGCGAAGGCAGCATCCAGTTCGAAGGCCGCGACCTGCTCGAGCTGGCCCCGGAAGAACGCGCCGCCGCCGGCCTGTTCCTGGCCTTCCAGTACCCGGTGGAAATCCCCGGCGTGAACAACACCTACTTCCTGCGCGCCGCGCTCAACGCCCAGCGCAAGGCGCGCGGCGAGGAAGAACTGGACTCCATGCAGTTCCTCAAGCTGGTGCGCCAGAAGCTGGCCGTGCTGCACCTGAAGGACGAACTGCTGCACCGTGGCGTCAACGAAGGCTTCTCCGGTGGCGAGAAGAAGCGCAACGAGATCTTCCAGCTGGCCGTGCTCGAGCCGAAGCTGGCGATCCTGGACGAGACCGACAGCGGCCTGGACATCGACGCGCTCAAGAGCGTGGCCGACGGCGTCAACGCGCTGCGCTCGCCGGACCGTTCGTTCCTGGTCATCACCCATTACCAGCGCCTGCTCGACTACATCAAGCCGGACGTGGTGCACGTGCTGGCCGACGGCAAGATCGTGCAGAGCGGCGGCCCCGAGCTGGCCCTGGAACTGGAAGCGCACGGCTACCACTTCCTGAAGGACCGCGTGGTGCCGGAGGCAGCGGTCTGA